In Candidatus Izemoplasma sp., the genomic window TTGTCAACAGTCTGAAAGGATATCTAGTGATATCCTTTTATTCGTAATAGGTTCCAATTTTTTTACGTTCATCTGCATAAGCTTCCGCTTCGTCCTCATCATCATTAAAGATACGAAGTCCTTCCTCATAGGCTTCCGCCCAATCAAAATGAGGCTTTGATGAAGATTTTTTACGGCCTAGTGGTGAGGTTTTCTTTGAGTATTTGTTGCCACTACTTTCGATATGGTTGATATCGTGTTGCAAGCTAGATGAAGTGGTAATATCAGGGATATCAGTCTCTGTTTTTTCAGGACAACGCATGTCATCGAGTAGTTGAATAAAAAAGTTGCGATCACAGATGCCAAGTGTGTTTGAATCTTGCTTAACTAACATACCTGATGATAGGTTATTAACATCTAATGCAGTCTCACACTTATCTAATGTATCAAATATTAAATGACATCCATTAGAACTCAATACAATAACCTTCTGCCCTTGCCATGGAAAAATAATTGTCTTAAATAGGGGATAAAATGTATTGAAATCTAACTCAAAATAATAAGTCTTTTGCCTAAACTGATCCTTAAACTTTAGAACGCCACCATCATATGCCTTGAACTCTCGATATATTTTTAGTAATTTCATGATGTCTATATCCTACCTTCTTTATATTTTTTTCTTAAAAAATCTTATGTTTTGGGGATTATTAGATTATTACGTGATATTTGCTTAATTACATCATATTACAAACACTTTCCATAGACATGACATGAAATTACTCATTGTATAAAGTCATGATTTTTGATAGAATACTATGCGGACCAAGGATGTGATTATATGTTTTTAGATATTATGACAGTATTTAGCATCATCTTTATAGCTGAGTTGGGTGATAAATCACAAATACTAGCCATGTCATTCGCGACAAAATACCGTCTTAAACACGTTTTGATTGGTGTCTTTATTGGTATTTTAATTAACCATCTATTTGCTGTATTAATCGGAATCTTTTTAGGTACTGTTATCGTGAGTCATTATATTACCTACTTAGTAGGTGTTGTATTTATTACCTTTTCATATCTCACTTTGTTTGACCGCGGTGAAGATGTTTCATCAAAACGTTCTAATTATGGACCAATCGTTACGATATCACTTGCCTTCTTCTTAGGCGAACTAGGAGATAAAACACAACTTGCGACAATGGCGTTCGCAAGTAATAGCGATACACCATTTCTGATTTTATTTGGATCTGTTAGTGCGATGCTTTTTGTATCTTATTTAGGTATACTTATTGGACAAAAACTGGGTGAAAAAGTCCCGGATTATTATATACGTATCGCATCAAGTGCATTATTTATTGGCTATGGGTTAATGAAACTTTTCGAAGCGTATGATGCGACCAATATCCCACCTCTAACCTATACTATGATAATCAGTCTAATCGTCATAACATATTTTGTCATTTTAGCACGCAGTATTGTGATTTACCGTCAAGAAGAGCTAACTGTCTTCCAACGTGTCGCAAAACATTTACATGACTATAATATGGCCATGGAGAGTGCCTTGGATGTCATATGCCTTGGTGAAGATTACTGTGGCGTTTGTAAAGGTAAGGACTGTATCATAGGTCATACTAAATTCTTGATCGAACAATCGAAAAAAGGTAAAGCGATTGATGTCACGAACTTAAGTCGTAAGATCTTTAAAGATGTTGCTCCTGAAGACATCCTAAAAGCAATTGATATTACGTTAGAAGAAATTAAAGACCATTGGGATGATCCCGATTTCCATATTCTTCATCTTATACGACATAATCTCGATCATTTA contains:
- a CDS encoding TMEM165/GDT1 family protein: MFLDIMTVFSIIFIAELGDKSQILAMSFATKYRLKHVLIGVFIGILINHLFAVLIGIFLGTVIVSHYITYLVGVVFITFSYLTLFDRGEDVSSKRSNYGPIVTISLAFFLGELGDKTQLATMAFASNSDTPFLILFGSVSAMLFVSYLGILIGQKLGEKVPDYYIRIASSALFIGYGLMKLFEAYDATNIPPLTYTMIISLIVITYFVILARSIVIYRQEELTVFQRVAKHLHDYNMAMESALDVICLGEDYCGVCKGKDCIIGHTKFLIEQSKKGKAIDVTNLSRKIFKDVAPEDILKAIDITLEEIKDHWDDPDFHILHLIRHNLDHLLFQEDIDVSTYEEYKTTIDNYKKHLNQKI